Proteins encoded in a region of the Paenibacillus sp. E222 genome:
- a CDS encoding ABC transporter ATP-binding protein has protein sequence MQNMIEIEHLETHFYSEEGHVKAVDGVSLNVREGETVCIVGESGCGKSVTAMSIMGLIEEPAGKVVGGAIRFGGRDLLRESKSSLRAIRGNDISMIFQEPMSSLNPVLKIGEQLMEPLIVHLKMSKKQARARAVELIAEVGISRPEQIANSYPHELSGGMLQRIMIAIAISCNPKLLIADEPTTALDVTIQAQILDMLQHIKSQSGTSILMITHDLGVVAEMADYVVVMYAGKVVEEGEVVQLFESPKHPYTQGLLRSKPIINQRQDELYSIPGHVPDPLSLKDSCHFADRCEHCMSICTTQMPTLKQLGPGQKAACWLYEEALSHV, from the coding sequence ATGCAAAATATGATTGAAATTGAACATCTTGAAACTCATTTTTACTCAGAAGAAGGCCATGTCAAAGCCGTAGACGGTGTAAGCCTGAACGTACGAGAAGGGGAGACGGTATGCATCGTTGGTGAATCGGGCTGTGGCAAAAGTGTAACCGCCATGTCAATCATGGGATTGATTGAGGAACCTGCAGGCAAGGTGGTAGGCGGTGCAATTCGTTTTGGTGGACGGGATCTGCTTCGTGAAAGTAAATCTTCGCTGCGTGCCATTCGGGGCAATGACATCTCTATGATTTTCCAGGAACCGATGTCCTCGTTGAATCCCGTGCTTAAGATCGGTGAGCAATTGATGGAGCCGCTGATTGTACACTTGAAAATGAGTAAAAAGCAGGCTCGCGCACGAGCGGTTGAGCTGATTGCCGAAGTTGGCATTTCACGCCCGGAACAGATTGCGAACAGTTATCCGCACGAGCTGAGTGGAGGTATGCTCCAGCGCATTATGATTGCCATTGCCATCTCATGTAACCCGAAACTGTTAATCGCGGATGAACCAACCACCGCTCTTGACGTGACGATTCAAGCGCAGATATTGGATATGTTACAGCACATCAAGTCCCAGTCAGGAACCTCTATTTTGATGATCACGCATGACCTTGGCGTTGTAGCCGAAATGGCGGATTATGTCGTAGTCATGTATGCAGGCAAAGTGGTGGAAGAGGGGGAAGTTGTGCAATTGTTTGAATCTCCCAAACATCCATATACTCAGGGATTGCTTCGCTCCAAGCCGATTATCAATCAACGGCAGGACGAATTGTATTCGATACCCGGACATGTACCTGATCCGCTATCCTTAAAAGATTCCTGCCATTTTGCTGATCGTTGTGAGCACTGTATGTCGATATGCACCACGCAAATGCCTACGCTGAAGCAGCTTGGGCCCGGACAGAAGGCTGCATGCTGGCTGTATGAGGAGGCGTTGAGTCATGTCTGA
- the opp4C gene encoding oligopeptide ABC transporter permease, with translation MTISSSPVTRNAAEAALPLKVPPKSSLWKLSIRRLLKNKLAVGGFIVVLLMFVACFIGPLFSPYTDNKINMTAMKQGPGIHHWLGTDALGRDVLTRVLMAGRISLTVGLASMVLSVFIGSLLGAIAGYYRGMVDQVIMRIADLLLTIPGLPLLFIFGALLSDWKVPPDSRMYIVMLMLSFVNWPGMARMVRGQMLSLREREFMQAAVVLGLRDRRKLFHHLLPNIVPLLIVMATLNIGGSILSESVLSFFGLGVMPPTPTWGNMIDAANNMIDFQQHPWLWIPPGLSIFVTVIAINIFGDGLRDVLDPKQKRR, from the coding sequence ATGACAATCTCTTCATCGCCTGTAACGAGAAATGCCGCAGAAGCTGCCTTACCTTTAAAGGTTCCACCCAAGTCTTCTTTATGGAAATTGTCGATCCGAAGACTGCTCAAGAACAAACTTGCTGTTGGCGGATTCATCGTAGTTTTATTGATGTTTGTGGCTTGTTTCATTGGCCCGTTGTTCTCACCTTATACCGATAACAAGATCAATATGACAGCGATGAAACAAGGTCCCGGCATTCATCACTGGCTTGGCACAGATGCGCTCGGCAGGGATGTGCTCACCCGTGTGCTGATGGCTGGTCGTATCTCGCTCACTGTTGGTTTGGCTTCCATGGTTCTATCCGTATTTATCGGCTCCTTGCTTGGAGCTATCGCCGGATATTATCGCGGCATGGTTGATCAGGTCATTATGCGGATTGCTGACTTGCTGCTCACGATCCCGGGACTGCCGCTGCTGTTCATTTTCGGTGCGTTGTTATCGGATTGGAAAGTTCCGCCGGATTCCAGAATGTATATCGTCATGCTGATGCTCAGTTTTGTCAACTGGCCCGGTATGGCCCGAATGGTACGGGGACAGATGTTAAGCTTGCGCGAGCGTGAATTCATGCAGGCTGCTGTTGTTCTTGGCTTGCGTGACCGTCGCAAACTGTTTCACCATCTTCTGCCCAATATTGTCCCGCTTCTCATCGTCATGGCGACTCTGAACATCGGAGGGTCCATTCTCAGCGAATCGGTACTCAGCTTTTTTGGACTCGGTGTCATGCCACCAACGCCTACATGGGGCAATATGATCGATGCGGCCAACAACATGATTGATTTTCAACAGCATCCGTGGTTATGGATTCCGCCAGGGCTGTCCATTTTCGTGACCGTTATTGCGATCAATATTTTTGGTGATGGTCTTCGAGACGTATTAGATCCCAAACAGAAGAGAAGGTGA
- a CDS encoding ABC transporter permease: MSTYIVKRMTYMVLILLAASVLIFSLYALTPGDYISSNIKLSPERKAELRELYGLDKPVIERYLIWMKNAVHGDFGYSLAQQKPVLALFNEYIWNSFLLAAVTTFLTWFIAVIIGVIAAYKQYSWFDTFVMIGIFAAMSVPSFFIGLFLIKLLAVDLKWLPPGGMMTTGSNATGLAYVKEVIQHMTLPVIVMTLLGVGSLTRYFRSNMIDVIKQDYIRTARAKGLKESKVLYTHALRNALLPAITLIGFELPSLFGGSLIIEKIFSWPGIGQLYMQSFSLRDYPLLMGFTMFIAILTVIGTLLSDVLYHIADPRVRLQ; encoded by the coding sequence ATGAGCACTTACATTGTGAAACGGATGACATATATGGTTCTTATTTTGCTGGCCGCTTCCGTTCTTATCTTCAGCCTGTATGCACTTACCCCTGGCGACTACATCTCCAGCAACATTAAATTAAGTCCCGAGCGCAAGGCCGAGCTGCGAGAATTGTATGGACTGGACAAGCCTGTTATCGAACGGTATCTCATCTGGATGAAAAATGCTGTACATGGGGACTTCGGATATTCATTGGCACAACAAAAACCCGTGCTCGCGCTGTTTAACGAATATATCTGGAATTCATTCCTGTTAGCTGCTGTGACCACGTTCCTGACCTGGTTCATCGCGGTTATTATCGGTGTGATTGCTGCCTATAAGCAGTATTCGTGGTTCGATACTTTTGTGATGATAGGCATATTTGCAGCCATGTCCGTGCCTTCTTTCTTTATCGGATTGTTTTTGATTAAACTGCTGGCGGTTGACCTAAAATGGTTGCCTCCAGGGGGCATGATGACCACGGGAAGTAATGCTACCGGTCTGGCCTATGTCAAAGAGGTGATTCAGCACATGACCTTGCCCGTAATTGTTATGACTCTGCTTGGGGTAGGCTCACTTACCCGTTACTTCCGCAGCAATATGATTGATGTGATCAAACAGGATTATATTCGAACAGCACGAGCCAAAGGTTTAAAAGAAAGCAAAGTGTTATATACCCATGCCTTGCGCAATGCTCTGTTGCCTGCGATAACACTGATTGGATTCGAGCTGCCGTCCTTATTCGGCGGTTCACTGATTATTGAGAAAATATTCAGCTGGCCCGGTATCGGCCAGTTATATATGCAGTCCTTCTCGCTGCGGGATTATCCGCTGCTGATGGGCTTTACCATGTTCATCGCCATCCTGACTGTCATTGGAACGCTGCTGTCTGATGTGCTCTATCACATCGCAGATCCGCGTGTCCGTTTGCAATAA
- a CDS encoding ABC transporter substrate-binding protein has translation MRVKGLSVASLIISSAIVLSACAGGGGAETNTAGSVTTNSGTQATPVSAALDAPFQATDLNQLPETAKKRTDTVIVGLTDPSGAFTPYFHQSGYDGNVASLLFASLVTVDEKGLPVPDLAESWDVSDDQCTYTFHLRKDSKFSDGSALTADDVAFTWTILHDKSYDGGFDIFSTKVKGGKAYTEGKADHIEGIKVIDPLTISVTLEQPNATALLTLGSEVLSKAYYGKDYQFGKLEYIKNLHATPVGNGPYKLEKFIPGQEVRFVANEFYYKGKPKTEHFIYKTSEGDTWQFIETGEIDFTSFTATQENIDKLKKIPYLNLLPYTPSTYGYLQLNLEHEQLQEKEVRQAITYGLDRQSIYVDANQGAGAVANIPTSPISWSYTEEGINPYAYDPDKANQLLDDAGWVPGADGIREKNGKKLSLHLLGTKSPATDIFIAVAKENFEAIGVQFQPEVFADFNSLVSKVEGGDYDVASFSTPMLTDPSDGVLQFVDGELKGYDNPKVKELYNKGLATTDIEERKAVYKELYQLLNDELPVIFTSYKKTVYAYNGRIDGLSVSPYRGIATSLPEWSLK, from the coding sequence ATGAGAGTGAAAGGTTTATCCGTGGCATCGTTAATCATCAGCAGCGCAATTGTGTTATCGGCATGTGCTGGAGGTGGGGGAGCAGAGACCAATACTGCTGGAAGCGTAACAACAAATTCGGGCACTCAAGCGACTCCGGTTTCAGCAGCACTGGATGCGCCATTTCAGGCAACGGACTTGAATCAATTACCTGAGACGGCAAAAAAAAGAACGGATACGGTGATTGTGGGACTTACGGATCCCAGCGGGGCTTTCACACCGTACTTCCATCAGAGTGGATATGATGGCAACGTGGCTTCATTGCTATTTGCTTCACTTGTAACCGTAGATGAGAAAGGTTTACCTGTTCCTGATCTCGCTGAAAGCTGGGATGTGTCCGACGATCAGTGTACATACACGTTTCATCTAAGAAAAGATTCCAAGTTCAGTGACGGCTCCGCGCTCACCGCAGATGATGTTGCTTTTACATGGACAATTCTGCATGACAAGTCATATGACGGTGGATTTGATATTTTCTCCACCAAGGTGAAGGGCGGGAAAGCGTATACCGAAGGAAAGGCAGATCACATTGAGGGTATTAAGGTCATTGATCCGTTAACGATCTCGGTCACCCTGGAACAACCAAACGCAACTGCTCTGCTTACATTGGGCTCAGAGGTATTGTCCAAAGCCTACTACGGCAAAGACTATCAATTCGGAAAGCTCGAATACATTAAAAATCTTCATGCAACACCTGTAGGCAATGGCCCTTATAAACTTGAAAAGTTCATTCCAGGTCAGGAAGTTCGATTCGTTGCCAACGAGTTCTATTACAAGGGCAAACCAAAAACCGAGCATTTCATATATAAAACATCGGAAGGAGACACCTGGCAGTTTATTGAGACCGGAGAGATCGACTTCACTTCGTTCACGGCTACCCAAGAGAATATTGATAAGCTGAAAAAAATCCCATACCTCAACCTTCTGCCTTACACACCAAGTACATACGGATATTTACAGCTTAATCTGGAGCATGAACAGCTTCAGGAAAAAGAAGTACGTCAAGCCATCACCTATGGCCTGGATCGTCAGTCCATCTATGTGGACGCCAACCAAGGGGCAGGTGCTGTTGCCAACATCCCGACTTCACCTATTTCCTGGTCATATACGGAAGAAGGTATTAATCCATACGCCTATGATCCGGACAAAGCTAATCAATTGCTGGACGACGCAGGCTGGGTGCCTGGAGCGGATGGCATCCGTGAGAAAAACGGGAAGAAGTTGTCCCTGCATTTACTCGGAACGAAAAGTCCGGCCACAGATATCTTCATTGCTGTAGCCAAAGAAAACTTTGAAGCGATTGGTGTGCAGTTCCAGCCTGAAGTGTTTGCCGATTTCAACTCACTTGTCTCCAAAGTGGAGGGCGGCGATTACGACGTGGCTTCCTTCTCCACACCGATGTTAACGGATCCTTCAGACGGGGTACTGCAATTTGTGGATGGCGAGCTTAAAGGGTACGACAATCCCAAAGTGAAAGAGCTGTACAACAAAGGTCTGGCTACGACAGACATTGAGGAACGCAAGGCAGTATACAAAGAGCTGTACCAATTGCTCAACGATGAGCTGCCTGTCATTTTCACCAGTTACAAAAAAACAGTTTACGCCTATAACGGTCGCATCGATGGACTTTCTGTCAGTCCATACCGCGGGATTGCAACCAGCTTGCCGGAATGGTCTCTGAAATAA
- a CDS encoding helix-turn-helix transcriptional regulator, with translation MSYRIEVGFTPVFEFMASLHTYICRKSHKKIDLSTAWAQEIEGELTPELAAVLQHMNVDDDWKWMYLLVCLRVEAEEPEDFIEWFSQRTVLDLHDIFSKYSFPYTDDIAAFQTKMTYVLTGWNEQYFRLLDPAILQHLRQEVQNRKEQLSQSPQEEVLDDATNGLMFRDMKGLDRLLLVPQFHFQPLNVILHFGDTLLCHYSSRLYMGDHEYIPTHHLRVIRSLGEKNRLKIMRFLHQGPRSFIEIVRHLKLSKGITHDHLSKLRGAGLVYAHFEGESLVEYSLRLHALEQILPNVMNYLEQ, from the coding sequence TTGAGCTATCGCATTGAGGTTGGATTTACACCTGTATTTGAATTCATGGCCAGTTTGCATACATATATTTGCCGAAAATCGCATAAAAAGATTGATTTATCCACAGCGTGGGCCCAAGAAATAGAAGGAGAGCTAACCCCTGAGCTTGCTGCTGTCTTGCAACATATGAACGTGGATGATGATTGGAAATGGATGTATCTGCTTGTCTGTCTGCGAGTGGAAGCTGAGGAGCCGGAGGATTTTATTGAATGGTTCAGCCAACGAACAGTGCTTGACCTTCATGACATTTTTAGCAAGTACAGTTTCCCGTATACGGATGATATCGCTGCTTTCCAGACCAAGATGACCTATGTTTTAACCGGCTGGAATGAGCAATATTTTCGCTTGCTTGATCCCGCCATCTTACAACATCTGCGCCAGGAGGTTCAGAACCGCAAGGAACAGTTAAGTCAATCGCCTCAGGAAGAGGTACTCGACGATGCGACCAACGGGTTGATGTTCCGGGACATGAAGGGGCTGGATAGACTACTGCTTGTGCCACAATTTCATTTTCAGCCGCTAAATGTCATCCTGCATTTTGGGGATACGCTGCTGTGCCATTATTCCTCCAGATTGTATATGGGAGATCATGAGTATATTCCGACCCATCATTTGCGTGTAATCCGCAGCTTGGGAGAGAAGAACAGACTGAAAATCATGCGTTTTCTGCATCAGGGACCACGTTCATTTATTGAAATTGTTCGTCACTTGAAGCTCTCCAAAGGAATTACTCATGACCATCTATCCAAGCTTCGTGGAGCAGGGTTGGTCTATGCGCATTTTGAAGGAGAGAGTCTGGTTGAGTATTCACTTCGTCTTCATGCTCTGGAACAAATTTTGCCGAATGTCATGAATTATTTGGAGCAATAA
- a CDS encoding hemolysin family protein, with amino-acid sequence MSDPLPSILNLFLIALLVLMNGFFVSAEFAMVKVRGSRIEALVETGNKNAIYASNIVRNLDAYLSACQLGITLASLGLGWLGEPAIAHLLEPMFTAFGLGPVYVHGISIAIAFVIITILHIVLGELAPKTMAIRKSETITLWSAALLTFFYKLMYPFIWALNGMANSLLRVFRMAPASEHDSAHSEDEIRILMKESNKSGLIDNTELALVDNIFDFTATTAREIMIPRTEMICLNANQSMLENLEIASESMRTRYPVYNGDKDHIIGFIHIKDLMRSQLTDTISVIRPILAVPDSTPISDLLKRMQRSKTQIAILIDEYGGTSGLVTLEDIMEEIVGEIQDEFDQERPAIEKVDEMEYSIDGLMLIEEVSERFGLDMDRADYDTIGGWLYSRVETIPPEVGQSVEYGGYVFVIQETEHKRISRVNVIKLDLMVEGEGA; translated from the coding sequence TTGAGTGACCCCTTACCGAGTATATTAAATTTATTTTTAATTGCTTTGCTTGTATTGATGAATGGTTTCTTTGTCTCGGCAGAATTCGCGATGGTCAAAGTTCGTGGCAGCCGGATTGAAGCTTTGGTGGAGACAGGTAATAAAAATGCGATTTATGCTTCCAATATTGTACGCAACCTGGATGCTTATCTGTCCGCGTGCCAATTGGGTATAACGCTTGCTTCACTTGGACTCGGGTGGCTGGGAGAGCCAGCGATTGCTCACCTGTTAGAGCCCATGTTTACTGCATTTGGACTGGGTCCAGTATACGTACACGGCATCTCCATTGCGATTGCTTTTGTTATTATTACGATTTTGCATATTGTACTCGGGGAACTTGCTCCCAAGACGATGGCTATCCGCAAATCAGAGACGATCACGTTATGGTCTGCGGCGCTGCTTACGTTCTTTTACAAATTAATGTATCCCTTTATATGGGCATTGAATGGTATGGCGAACAGCCTGCTGAGAGTATTTCGCATGGCACCGGCCTCGGAGCATGACTCAGCGCATAGTGAAGATGAAATACGCATTCTGATGAAAGAAAGCAATAAGAGCGGTTTAATTGACAATACTGAATTGGCGCTTGTTGATAATATATTTGATTTTACGGCAACAACCGCCCGTGAAATTATGATTCCGCGGACGGAAATGATCTGCCTGAATGCCAATCAGTCCATGCTGGAAAATCTGGAAATTGCCAGTGAAAGCATGCGTACCCGTTATCCGGTTTATAACGGCGACAAAGACCATATTATCGGATTTATTCACATTAAAGACCTGATGCGATCTCAGCTTACAGATACCATCTCGGTGATTCGTCCGATTCTCGCAGTACCCGATTCCACTCCGATCAGTGACCTGCTCAAGCGGATGCAGCGCAGCAAGACACAGATTGCAATCCTGATTGATGAGTACGGAGGAACCTCCGGCCTTGTAACGCTTGAAGACATCATGGAAGAGATTGTGGGCGAGATTCAAGACGAATTTGACCAGGAGCGTCCGGCGATTGAGAAAGTGGATGAGATGGAATACTCCATTGACGGCCTTATGCTGATTGAAGAGGTTAGTGAGCGCTTTGGGCTGGATATGGACCGGGCGGATTATGATACGATTGGCGGCTGGTTATACTCCAGAGTAGAAACCATCCCACCTGAAGTAGGGCAGTCGGTAGAGTATGGTGGATATGTCTTTGTAATTCAAGAGACCGAGCATAAGCGGATTTCGCGTGTAAATGTGATTAAGCTGGATCTGATGGTTGAAGGCGAAGGCGCCTAA
- a CDS encoding alkaline phosphatase codes for MKSHHAMKWNALLLSAAVAITALPWQVNAEPVSAQQQTAPAAFTILPIDRAQILAGQKLDFRVELNGAKLKSNDIKIQVNGLSPDKYFGKSGTWTSSTDLSTEYTIRDVTFKESDSIVVTAETIATGKRTYSRVVYQVFDPSKDTALLTNGEQAKNVVLMIGDGMSANIRTAARVVSRGINEGKFKGWLEMEQMDAMGMVTTSGMDSIVTDSANSASAYATGHKTAVNAEGVYPDNTPDPFDDPKVENIVELVKRTRGMATGLVTTADVTDATPAAMAVHTRKRGEQEAIASMYLNEANRPDVILGGGLEWFLPAADGGKRKDGRNIVEEFKKEGYTYVTDATNLDKSASTKSLLGLFRKGNMNVYYDREYTKPNNTDIVGKDTDQPTLMEMTDTALQVLEQNKNGFFLMVEGASIDKQAHTMDFERSVWDAIEFDQTVGRVKEYAKKHPDTLVIVTSDHGHSLTLNGTYNTEAAKGKSGDELRELIGTYADSKFPTYVDANGDGFPDNPDSEWKIAVGWGNMPDNNEDYLANPVPISPTIQDPNVKDKTWYIANPDKDPDGVHYTGNLPHDEGQEVHTFDDVPINASGPGSRLFSGYHDNTDVFRKMVTALKLDASK; via the coding sequence ATGAAAAGCCATCATGCTATGAAATGGAATGCTCTACTACTCAGCGCGGCTGTTGCGATTACAGCCTTGCCTTGGCAGGTCAATGCTGAACCCGTATCTGCCCAGCAACAGACGGCCCCCGCCGCATTTACCATTTTACCTATTGACCGCGCTCAGATTCTGGCAGGCCAGAAGCTCGATTTTCGGGTTGAGCTGAACGGTGCCAAGCTGAAATCGAATGACATTAAAATCCAGGTTAATGGCTTGTCTCCGGACAAATACTTCGGCAAGTCCGGAACGTGGACAAGCAGCACCGACTTGAGCACGGAATACACCATCCGGGATGTTACTTTTAAAGAGAGCGATTCCATTGTGGTAACCGCGGAAACGATTGCTACAGGCAAGCGTACATATTCAAGGGTCGTATACCAAGTGTTTGATCCTTCCAAAGACACGGCCCTACTAACAAACGGTGAGCAAGCCAAAAATGTCGTTCTGATGATTGGCGATGGCATGAGTGCCAATATTCGCACCGCCGCTCGTGTTGTATCCAGGGGTATTAACGAAGGCAAATTCAAGGGTTGGCTGGAGATGGAGCAAATGGATGCTATGGGCATGGTCACGACGTCTGGTATGGATTCCATCGTCACCGATTCGGCCAATAGTGCTTCCGCTTATGCAACTGGCCACAAAACGGCAGTCAATGCCGAGGGGGTCTACCCGGACAATACACCAGACCCTTTTGACGATCCGAAGGTGGAAAACATCGTTGAGCTGGTCAAACGCACCCGTGGCATGGCTACTGGCCTTGTAACGACTGCGGATGTGACAGATGCAACACCTGCTGCAATGGCTGTACATACACGTAAGCGCGGTGAACAAGAAGCGATCGCAAGTATGTATCTGAATGAAGCGAATCGACCAGATGTTATTCTGGGCGGTGGACTGGAGTGGTTCCTTCCAGCAGCTGACGGCGGAAAACGCAAAGATGGACGCAATATTGTGGAGGAGTTCAAAAAAGAAGGATATACCTATGTTACAGATGCAACGAATCTGGACAAGTCTGCCTCTACCAAATCTTTGCTGGGATTATTCCGCAAAGGCAACATGAACGTATATTATGACAGAGAATACACGAAGCCCAACAATACCGATATTGTGGGCAAGGACACGGACCAACCTACATTGATGGAAATGACCGACACAGCCCTTCAGGTACTGGAACAGAATAAAAACGGATTTTTCCTGATGGTCGAAGGTGCATCGATTGATAAACAGGCTCACACGATGGATTTTGAACGTTCCGTATGGGATGCAATTGAATTCGATCAAACGGTGGGTCGGGTTAAGGAATATGCGAAAAAACACCCGGATACGCTCGTCATCGTCACATCCGACCACGGTCACTCTCTTACCCTCAACGGAACGTATAATACGGAAGCCGCCAAAGGTAAATCGGGCGACGAACTCCGTGAGTTGATCGGCACATATGCTGACTCCAAGTTCCCGACGTACGTGGATGCAAACGGAGATGGCTTCCCGGACAATCCGGATTCCGAATGGAAGATTGCTGTTGGCTGGGGCAATATGCCGGATAACAATGAGGACTATCTCGCTAATCCGGTACCAATCAGTCCTACCATCCAGGACCCTAATGTGAAGGACAAAACATGGTATATCGCTAACCCGGACAAAGATCCGGACGGTGTTCACTACACGGGTAATCTGCCTCATGATGAAGGTCAGGAAGTCCACACATTCGACGATGTGCCAATCAATGCCTCGGGACCCGGGTCACGCCTGTTCTCAGGCTATCACGATAATACGGACGTGTTCCGCAAAATGGTAACCGCATTGAAGTTGGATGCGTCCAAGTAG
- a CDS encoding sigma-70 family RNA polymerase sigma factor, which produces MKTWIEGAIQGQAEAYEQLVTQFRGMALAVAYQKLGDTFLAEDVVQEAFTEAFANLSKLDNPDAFPGWFKVIVERQCYRLMRRKQHGTVPVLEIQDVIQEEDQTHNPEEQALKGEVHRLLRDSISILPTSMQLAVELFYFQGYSLKEMSEFLGVHVPALKKRLYDARSRLRRALPVADVISVFSDLYEGGKGMLHIMNGDHAAERLRQSGIQGEILVWRELYSFGPITRNMRNEKDRSERAQYLEQHLGIPQTEYLKIKELEQTLRSFHQYEEIVLWFEYDLYDQAMLSYLLHYFKGQDLKNSKLNLLCIDTYPEIEHFRGLGQLTPSQIGRLSGTWHVMGAEEIQAGSEFWTAYASSDIQDHKDYLLKNTSVLPFAHAAFKAHLSRLPSVSNGLGIIEQSTLEAVREGVGSPYSLFKHVGDQLHILGMGDLEYWAHLKRMTEEPHALLQIRGVQAFPTFQQHHDEFRHGVLSLTEFGIQVLSGEADWARLRQDRSWIGGLQIGEGEDTPWRWDTVNENVVIL; this is translated from the coding sequence TTGAAGACATGGATCGAGGGAGCAATCCAGGGGCAAGCCGAGGCTTATGAACAGCTGGTGACGCAATTTCGCGGGATGGCACTGGCTGTCGCCTATCAAAAATTAGGGGATACGTTCCTGGCCGAAGATGTGGTACAAGAGGCGTTCACAGAGGCCTTTGCGAATTTGTCCAAACTGGACAATCCCGATGCTTTTCCCGGGTGGTTCAAAGTTATCGTGGAGAGACAGTGTTACCGTCTAATGAGGCGTAAGCAGCATGGCACTGTCCCGGTTCTGGAGATTCAGGATGTAATTCAAGAAGAGGATCAGACTCATAATCCCGAAGAACAGGCTTTGAAAGGAGAGGTGCATCGCCTTCTGCGAGATTCGATTTCCATTTTGCCAACCTCCATGCAGCTTGCTGTTGAACTGTTTTATTTTCAGGGCTACTCCCTCAAGGAGATGTCGGAATTCCTCGGGGTTCATGTTCCGGCTCTAAAGAAACGGTTGTATGACGCCAGATCCAGGCTCAGACGTGCATTGCCTGTGGCGGATGTGATTTCAGTATTTAGTGATTTATACGAAGGAGGAAAAGGAATGCTTCACATTATGAATGGTGATCATGCGGCAGAACGATTAAGACAAAGCGGAATTCAAGGTGAAATTTTGGTCTGGCGAGAGCTCTATTCATTTGGACCGATAACGAGAAATATGAGGAATGAGAAGGATCGAAGTGAACGTGCACAATATTTGGAGCAGCACTTGGGCATTCCGCAGACGGAATATCTGAAAATCAAGGAACTTGAGCAGACACTTCGCTCTTTCCATCAATATGAGGAGATCGTCCTGTGGTTTGAGTATGACCTCTATGATCAGGCAATGCTATCGTACTTGCTGCACTATTTCAAGGGACAGGACCTGAAGAATAGCAAGCTGAATCTGTTATGCATCGATACCTATCCGGAAATAGAACATTTTCGGGGGCTTGGGCAGCTTACACCCTCACAGATCGGACGTTTATCAGGTACCTGGCACGTGATGGGGGCAGAGGAAATTCAGGCTGGCAGTGAGTTTTGGACAGCGTATGCATCATCTGACATTCAGGATCACAAGGACTACTTGCTGAAAAATACATCGGTGCTCCCTTTTGCACATGCTGCATTCAAGGCCCACCTGTCCCGTCTGCCTTCTGTATCGAACGGACTGGGCATAATTGAGCAATCCACACTGGAGGCCGTAAGAGAGGGCGTGGGTAGCCCTTATTCATTATTCAAGCATGTTGGAGATCAATTGCATATCTTGGGAATGGGTGATCTGGAGTACTGGGCTCATCTGAAGAGAATGACGGAGGAACCTCATGCTTTACTTCAAATAAGGGGTGTACAAGCTTTTCCTACCTTCCAGCAGCATCATGACGAATTCCGCCATGGTGTCTTGTCTTTGACCGAATTCGGTATTCAGGTGCTGAGCGGGGAAGCAGATTGGGCACGATTAAGACAAGATAGATCCTGGATTGGCGGTCTTCAAATAGGCGAAGGGGAAGACACGCCGTGGCGCTGGGACACCGTTAATGAGAACGTAGTGATTTTATAG